Proteins from a genomic interval of Salvelinus alpinus chromosome 7, SLU_Salpinus.1, whole genome shotgun sequence:
- the LOC139581599 gene encoding storkhead-box protein 2-like isoform X3 codes for MSPISQSQFIPLGEVLCLAISAMNSARKPVTQEALTEHLATCFPGVPTPTAEILHHTLSMLVRERKIYPTPEGYFIVTPQTYFITPSLIRTSSKWYHLDERIPDRQQQQQQQQCTSPLSGTITPSTSGCVRDRSHPKNHGDSYNSYRDDPPSHHTTLTRKSPKEHREAYSPHSPHSPHSPHTPTQTQPQPTSTEKTRSTLSFPFKSDTLTKHREGGSSGEKQSKKFGLKLFRLSFKKDKTKQLTTFSAQFPPEEWPLRDEETPTAVPRDVEMEIIRRINPDLTVENVARHTAVMKRLEEERAQRSKASSSAQHSARSRRSRGHRKPQGKPSRSHSKTRASRGDPSEGSNLDLGAERDYRAYSSSLARSPRDASFSMERSRARHLAHSNPNIMESHLPITPEWDVSGELAKRRTEMPFPEPSHGPSHSKVHRSHSHTQERKSRNERSDNKAKERSRSMDNSKGPLGAGQIGPPDYFERSPDERDRDRSRYYTDDGTLRASAQATQYSHSRATPPAAKLATPPAAKLTPDPCGPDGGRTLENNKSRDRLPAYDSQKAYSPKRMAEDYFQCNASTEAVLTTPSPLGKPNHDSLPKVKVGCSSDRQTPHPPEYKEDTTKGQNGVSLPMPCQMPEPLPNGRSVQHHNTNSGSMDRRKDIFSKDTLFKPPPNTLPSGYGDGSYSRSSTLRKTPVMSSAEVLDSQEHFEQPGHLLAVPRPPSSGPSGMEQAGSCPAGEASFDYYNVSDDDELEDAASAKQAEQEPKSPEGCGGVGGGGGGGTMQWLLEREKERDLQRRFERNLTFPNPKESEHNNQSQQSAHSARLDSMDSSSVTVDSGFNSPRTRESLASNTSSIVESNRRQNLALSPGHLGIATGNGPPFTFRTIPEPPPTTQPEKLQKPSNCLASITSV; via the exons GTGTGCCCACGCCGACAGCAGAGATTCTCCACCACACGCTGAGTATGCTGGTCCGGGAGAGGAAGATCTACCCGACACCAGAGGGCTACTTCATCGTCACGCCCCAGACCTACTTCATCACGCCCTCTCTCATCAGGACCAGCTCCAAATGGTACCACCTGGATGAGAGGATACCTGACcgccagcagcaacaacaacagcaacagtgtacctcccccctctctggaACCATCACCCCTTCCACTTCTGGCTGTGTCAGGGACAGGTCCCATCCTAAGAACCATGGAGACTCCTATAATAGTTACCGTGACGACCCCCCCAGCCACCACACCACCCTCACCAGGAAGTCCCCTAAGGAGCACCGAGAGGCCTACTCTCCCCACTCCCCTCACTCACCCCACTcccctcacacacccacacagacccaGCCCCAGCCTACCTCCACAGAGAAGACCCGGAGCACCCTGAGCTTCCCCTTCAAGTCGGACACCCTGACCAAGCACCGTGAGGGGGGCAGCAGCGGGGAGAAGCAGTCCAAGAAGTTTGGCCTCAAGCTGTTCCGGCTGAGCTTCAAGAAGGACAAGACCAAGCAGCTGACCACCTTCTCGGCCCAGTTCCCCCCGGAGGAGTGGCCTCTGCGGGACGAGGAGACGCCCACGGCCGTGCCGCGCGACGTGGAGATGGAGATCATCAGGCGGATCAACCCGGACCTGACGGTGGAAAACGTGGCTAGACACACAGCCGTGATGAAgaggctggaggaggagagggctcagaGGAGCAAGGCCAGCTCGTCAGCCCAGCACAGCGCACGCAGCAGGAGGAGCCGCGGACACCGCAAGCCCCAAGGTAAGCCGTCACGCTCCCACAGTAAGACCCGTGCCTCCCGGGGAGACCCCTCTGAGGGATCCAACCTGGACCTGGGGGCTGAGAGGGACTACCGGGCTTACAGCTCCTCCCTGGCTCGCTCGCCACGGGACGCCTCCTTCTCCATGGAGCGCAGCCGTGCCCGACACCTGGCCCACAGCAACCCAAACATCATGGAGTCCCACCTGCCCATCACCCCAGAGTGGGACGTgtcgggagagctggccaagagGAGGACGGAGATGCCCTTCCCCGAGCCCTCGCACGGGCCGTCCCACTCCAAGGTGCACCGCAGCCACAGCCACACGCAGGAGAGGAAGTCGCGCAACGAGCGCTCGGACAACAAGGCCAAAGAGCGGTCCCGCTCCATGGACAACTCCAAAGGGCCTCTCGGGGCCGGGCAGATTGGGCCACCGGACTACTTTGAGCGCAGCCCtgatgagagggacagagacaggagcCGCTACTACACCGATGACGGGACCTTGAGGGCCTCAGCCCAGGCCACCCAGTACTCCCACTCGCGGGCCACGCCCCCTGCTGCTAAGTTGGCCACACCCCCTGCTGCTAagttaacccctgacccctgtggGCCCGACGGAGGGAGAACACTTGAAAATAACAAAAGTAGAGACCGTTTACCTGCCTACGACAGCCAGAAGGCTTATTCTCCTAAACGCATGGCTGAGGACTATTTCCAGTGCAATGCATCCACTGAGGCGGTCCTCACTACCCCTAGTCCCTTAGGAAAACCCAATCACGATAGCTTACCTAAGGTGAAGGTGGGCTGTTCGTCCGACAGACAGACCCCTCATCCCCCAGAGTACAAAGAGGACACTACAAAGGGACAGAACGGTGTTAGTTTGCCCATGCCCTGCCAGATGCCTGAGCCTTTGCCAAATGGCCGTTCAGTACAGCACCACAACACCAACTCTGGTAGCATGGACAGGAGGAAGGACATCTTCAGCAAAGACACTCTGTTCAAACCTCCGCCCAACACGCTGCCCAGCGGCTACGGGGACGGTAGCTACTCCAGGTCGAGCACGCTGAGGAAGACCCCGGTCATGTCGTCGGCCGAGGTGCTGGACAGCCAGGAGCACTTTGAGCAGCCGGGCCACCTGCTAGCTGTGCCCCGGCCCCCCTCCTCTGGCCCCTCAGGGATGGAGCAGGCTGGCTCGTGCCCGGCCGGGGAAGCCTCCTTCGACTACTACAACGTGTCTGATGACGACGAGCTGGAGGACGCCGCCTCAGCCAAGCAGGCAGAGCAGGAGCCGAAGTCCCCAGAGGGCTGTGGTGGGGtcggaggggggggaggggggggtaccATGCAGTGGCTGCTGgagcgggagaaggagagggacctCCAGCGCAGGTTTGAGAGGAACCTGACCTTCCCCAACCCCAAGGAGAGTGAGCACAACAACCAGAGCCAGCAGTCAGCCCACTCAGCCAGGCTGGACAGCATGGACAGCAGTAGTGTTACAGTGGACAGTGGATTTaactctccacg CACACGAGAGAGTCTGGCCTCAAACACCTCCAGCATCGTGGAGAGCAACAGACGTCAGAACCTGGCTCTGAGTCCCGGACACCTGGGAATCGCCACGGGCAACGGTCCACCTTTCACCTTCCGGACCATTCCAGAGCCGCCGCCTACCACCCAACCCGAGAAACTCCAGAAACCCTCAAACTGTTTGGCCTCCATCACCAGTGTGTGA